From the Limanda limanda chromosome 2, fLimLim1.1, whole genome shotgun sequence genome, one window contains:
- the LOC133023341 gene encoding H/ACA ribonucleoprotein complex non-core subunit NAF1-like isoform X1 — MEEKPVNVCPGGQMLPDPGGQMLPHPGGQMVTGPGEHMVPGPGEQIVPGPGEQMVPSHQEQEEMEVTVTTQLENLIVTADSADLSSNTPTLPEEKTVSTAAAALSVNSVCKTEESDEDDDSDDSDSDSSTSSSSSSSSSSSSAPSAPVLEDDDEGFSQPPPIKTRDEVLLEELPAVEEVCVSLPEDAELQPVGTVSSILQQLVIVQSLRDTPALTDDSIIFTSDRIAVGKVFEVFGPVSSPLYVLRLNSVEQVNSKGLKEGLTVYYAPAIKEYTGYVLTRQLTLFKGSDASWKNDQEPPQEALDFSDDEKEKEAKRKGKNRKRRDNNNPADNPVHGTLSTLLQQQQQQQQQQQQQHHQQPHHQQHHHQQHHHHQQHQPRDTRGFPPRHAGLSFRHQNPRNKQPQFRHTHPSHRHTDVPPMYLPPPCPYPLPPPHHFPPPSFPLYPPPPPSFFNPSFSSPHWSPNSLPFSDLPPPPPPPPPPQ; from the exons ATGGAAGAAAAACCAGTTAACGTCTGTCCTGGTGGACAGATGTTACCTGATCCGGGTGGACAGATGTTACCTCATCCTGGTGGACAGATGGTAACTGGTCCTGGTGAACATATGGTACCTGGTCCTGGTGAACAGATTGTACCTGGTCCTGGTGAACAGATGGTACCATCACACCAGGagcaggaagagatggaggTTACTGTGACAACACAATTAGAGAATCTGATTGTGACTGCTGACAGTGCAGACCTGTCATCAAATACACCAACCCTTCCAGAGGAAAAAACggtctccacagcagcagctgcacttTCTGTAAACAGTGTGTGTAAGACAGAagagagtgatgaagatgatgactcAGACGATTCAGACag CGACAGCTCTACCTCCTCAtcgtcctcttcctcgtcttcctcctcttctgctccttctGCCCCTGTACTTGAGGATGACGATGAGGGTTTCAGCCAACCACCTCCCATTAAAACCAGAGACGAAGTCTTGCTCGAG gagctgCCGGCAGTAGAAGAAGTGTGTGTATCCTTACCAGAGGATGCAGAACTGCAGCCTGTAGGAACAGTCTCCAGCATTTTACAGCAGCTTG TGATCGTCCAGTCTCTGAGAGACACACCTGCTCTAACTGATGACAGCATCATCTTTACATCTGATAGGATTGCTGTTGGCAAG GTGTTTGAGGTGTTTGGTCCAGTCTCCAGTCCACTGTATGTTCTACGGTTGAACTCAGTGGAGCAGGTAAACAGCAAGGGGCTGAAGGAGGGACTGACTGTTTATTATGCACCAGCCATCAAAGAATACACAGGATACGTCCTTACAAGGCAGCTTACTCT TTTTAAGGGTTCTGATGCATCTTGGAAGAATGATCAAGAACCACCACAAGAG gcTTTAGACTTCAGTGATgatgagaaagagaaggaggcaaAGAGGAAAGGGAAAAACCGAAAGAGGCGGGATAACAACAATCCAG CAGATAATCCTGTCCATGGTACCCTGAGCAccttgctgcagcagcagcagcagcagcagcagcagcagcagcagcagcaccaccagcagcctcaccaccagcagcatcaccaccagcagcatcatcaccaccagcagcaccagccgCGTGACACCAGGGGTTTCCCACCAAGACATGCAGGGCTTTCATTCAGGCACCAGAACCCAAGGAACAAACAGCCACAATTCAGACATACACacccatcacacagacacacagatgtgcCTCCAATGTACCTTCCACCCCCCTGCCCTTaccctcttccacctcctcaccacttcccccctcccagcttccctctctaccctcctcctcctccgtccttctTCAATCCATCTTTTTCTTCTCCCCACTGGTCACCAaactctctccccttctctgacctccctcctcctcccccacctcctcctccacctcagtaA
- the LOC133023341 gene encoding H/ACA ribonucleoprotein complex non-core subunit NAF1-like isoform X2, producing the protein MEEKPVNVCPGGQMLPDPGGQMLPHPGGQMVTGPGEHMVPGPGEQIVPGPGEQMVPSHQEQEEMEVTVTTQLENLIVTADSADLSSNTPTLPEEKTVSTAAAALSVNSVCKTEESDEDDDSDDSDSDSSTSSSSSSSSSSSSAPSAPVLEDDDEGFSQPPPIKTRDEVLLEELPAVEEVCVSLPEDAELQPVGTVSSILQQLVIVQSLRDTPALTDDSIIFTSDRIAVGKVFEVFGPVSSPLYVLRLNSVEQVNSKGLKEGLTVYYAPAIKEYTGYVLTRQLTLFKGSDASWKNDQEPPQEALDFSDDEKEKEAKRKGKNRKRRDNNNPDNPVHGTLSTLLQQQQQQQQQQQQQHHQQPHHQQHHHQQHHHHQQHQPRDTRGFPPRHAGLSFRHQNPRNKQPQFRHTHPSHRHTDVPPMYLPPPCPYPLPPPHHFPPPSFPLYPPPPPSFFNPSFSSPHWSPNSLPFSDLPPPPPPPPPPQ; encoded by the exons ATGGAAGAAAAACCAGTTAACGTCTGTCCTGGTGGACAGATGTTACCTGATCCGGGTGGACAGATGTTACCTCATCCTGGTGGACAGATGGTAACTGGTCCTGGTGAACATATGGTACCTGGTCCTGGTGAACAGATTGTACCTGGTCCTGGTGAACAGATGGTACCATCACACCAGGagcaggaagagatggaggTTACTGTGACAACACAATTAGAGAATCTGATTGTGACTGCTGACAGTGCAGACCTGTCATCAAATACACCAACCCTTCCAGAGGAAAAAACggtctccacagcagcagctgcacttTCTGTAAACAGTGTGTGTAAGACAGAagagagtgatgaagatgatgactcAGACGATTCAGACag CGACAGCTCTACCTCCTCAtcgtcctcttcctcgtcttcctcctcttctgctccttctGCCCCTGTACTTGAGGATGACGATGAGGGTTTCAGCCAACCACCTCCCATTAAAACCAGAGACGAAGTCTTGCTCGAG gagctgCCGGCAGTAGAAGAAGTGTGTGTATCCTTACCAGAGGATGCAGAACTGCAGCCTGTAGGAACAGTCTCCAGCATTTTACAGCAGCTTG TGATCGTCCAGTCTCTGAGAGACACACCTGCTCTAACTGATGACAGCATCATCTTTACATCTGATAGGATTGCTGTTGGCAAG GTGTTTGAGGTGTTTGGTCCAGTCTCCAGTCCACTGTATGTTCTACGGTTGAACTCAGTGGAGCAGGTAAACAGCAAGGGGCTGAAGGAGGGACTGACTGTTTATTATGCACCAGCCATCAAAGAATACACAGGATACGTCCTTACAAGGCAGCTTACTCT TTTTAAGGGTTCTGATGCATCTTGGAAGAATGATCAAGAACCACCACAAGAG gcTTTAGACTTCAGTGATgatgagaaagagaaggaggcaaAGAGGAAAGGGAAAAACCGAAAGAGGCGGGATAACAACAATCCAG ATAATCCTGTCCATGGTACCCTGAGCAccttgctgcagcagcagcagcagcagcagcagcagcagcagcagcagcaccaccagcagcctcaccaccagcagcatcaccaccagcagcatcatcaccaccagcagcaccagccgCGTGACACCAGGGGTTTCCCACCAAGACATGCAGGGCTTTCATTCAGGCACCAGAACCCAAGGAACAAACAGCCACAATTCAGACATACACacccatcacacagacacacagatgtgcCTCCAATGTACCTTCCACCCCCCTGCCCTTaccctcttccacctcctcaccacttcccccctcccagcttccctctctaccctcctcctcctccgtccttctTCAATCCATCTTTTTCTTCTCCCCACTGGTCACCAaactctctccccttctctgacctccctcctcctcccccacctcctcctccacctcagtaA